From Streptomyces sp. TLI_053, a single genomic window includes:
- a CDS encoding (2Fe-2S) ferredoxin domain-containing protein — protein MSRRERDRIGKQGGAGKQGGAGKQGGRGPAAPVTVTVCRGCCCGTQQKHPGVDHAGQYERLRAAVGDAGRVRAVKCLDTCAHSNVVVVGPSSEGRAAGGRPVWLGWVLADDMIEEIASWVHSGGPGVAEPPGLLDLQQISVSRRVGEGLPG, from the coding sequence ATGAGCCGTCGCGAGCGCGACCGGATCGGCAAGCAGGGCGGAGCCGGCAAGCAGGGCGGGGCGGGGAAGCAGGGCGGACGCGGTCCGGCCGCCCCGGTGACCGTCACCGTCTGCCGGGGCTGCTGCTGCGGCACCCAGCAGAAGCACCCGGGCGTCGACCACGCCGGCCAGTACGAGCGGTTGCGCGCGGCGGTCGGCGACGCCGGCCGGGTCCGCGCCGTGAAGTGCCTGGACACCTGCGCGCACTCCAACGTCGTGGTGGTCGGCCCCTCCAGCGAGGGCCGCGCGGCCGGCGGCCGACCGGTCTGGCTGGGCTGGGTGCTGGCGGACGACATGATCGAGGAGATCGCCAGCTGGGTGCACTCCGGCGGCCCGGGTGTCGCCGAACCGCCGGGGCTGCTCGACCTCCAGCAGATCTCGGTCTCCCGCCGCGTCGGCGAGGGACTGCCGGGCTGA
- a CDS encoding SpaA isopeptide-forming pilin-related protein, with translation MGTYYWRETAAPAGYQLPVNPVFGPLVLTPENAAAGVQTTAADAPQPPVTGEVRVLKTNAETGAPLAGGVFDLWRETNGIPGLQTIGINPDTQVGAVCTTGADGLCRRTVEVGTYYWRETAAPAGYDLPAEPVFGPLVLTPANAAAGVQVTAKDCPSPKPPATGAIHLTKKDAWSGKPLDGAVFELWREANGIPGLQTIGINPDIRAGDCTTAAGGGCDFKHLPTGQYYLRETAAPAGYRLPPDPVSGPYRVNADDCVTVALTNKKDDDC, from the coding sequence GTGGGTACCTACTACTGGCGGGAGACCGCGGCCCCGGCGGGGTACCAGTTGCCGGTGAATCCGGTGTTCGGTCCGTTGGTGCTGACGCCGGAGAACGCCGCGGCGGGTGTGCAGACGACGGCCGCCGACGCCCCGCAGCCCCCGGTGACGGGTGAGGTGCGGGTGCTGAAGACGAACGCCGAGACGGGCGCTCCGCTCGCGGGCGGCGTGTTCGACCTGTGGCGCGAGACCAACGGCATTCCCGGCCTGCAGACCATCGGCATCAACCCGGACACCCAGGTGGGGGCGGTCTGCACCACGGGTGCGGACGGTCTGTGCCGTCGGACGGTGGAGGTGGGTACCTACTACTGGCGGGAGACCGCCGCCCCGGCCGGCTACGACCTGCCGGCCGAGCCGGTGTTCGGCCCGCTGGTGCTGACCCCGGCCAACGCCGCGGCCGGCGTCCAGGTGACCGCCAAGGACTGCCCGTCGCCGAAGCCCCCGGCCACCGGCGCGATCCACCTGACCAAGAAGGACGCCTGGTCGGGCAAGCCGCTCGACGGCGCGGTGTTCGAGCTGTGGCGGGAGGCCAACGGCATTCCCGGTCTGCAGACCATCGGCATCAACCCGGACATCCGGGCGGGTGACTGCACCACTGCGGCCGGCGGCGGCTGCGACTTCAAGCACCTGCCGACCGGTCAGTACTACCTGCGGGAGACCGCCGCGCCCGCCGGCTACCGACTGCCGCCGGACCCGGTCAGCGGACCCTACCGGGTGAACGCCGACGACTGCGTCACCGTCGCCCTCACCAACAAGAAGGACGACGACTGCTGA
- a CDS encoding metallophosphoesterase family protein: METPNMGVPAKLAERMSMAEQHEYLRARFSRRRMLRAGAVSVGALAVGGTLGGTASAAPVAPQLLAGGATAGIDGSLVAPIGRHLAFGPEPDTQFRVSWQVPAPVKRPFLRYGKNPWDLSHKIEAEVRNLHTPALTPTGKAVDQYYLHVALEDLRPDTTYYYGVGHQGFDPASQQAISTLGTFRTAPSRDHRWGKVYEPFTFTAFGDQGVSDHAKGNDHIILAQNPAFHLHAGDICYADPAGSGQDSDKSVFDATTWDAFLVQTETVASKVPWMVSYGNHDMEAWYSPNGYGGENARFYLPDNGPDKRSVPGVYSFRYKNVGVVSLDANDISYEIPANLGVSAGKQTRWLERTLKDLRNDETVDFVVVFFHHCAFSTTHQHASEGGVREAWVPLFEKYRVDLVINGHNHVYERTDAILGNKVAKAVPSGATVEPATDGVVYVTAGAAGRSLYRFDAPDTYEGHENRLDSVDTYYFAKGGGKVTETVEWSRVRYTGYSFIKVDVKPAHLGQKSEMTVTALAEDGTRVDHYTVLRTVGEGWDSDRDDDGEGGGWGW; this comes from the coding sequence ATGGAAACTCCGAACATGGGCGTGCCGGCGAAGCTCGCCGAACGCATGAGCATGGCCGAGCAGCACGAGTACCTGCGGGCCCGTTTCTCCCGCCGCCGGATGCTGCGCGCCGGTGCCGTCTCGGTGGGCGCGCTCGCCGTGGGCGGCACTCTCGGCGGTACCGCCTCGGCCGCCCCCGTCGCGCCGCAGCTGCTGGCCGGCGGCGCCACCGCGGGCATCGACGGCTCGCTGGTCGCCCCGATCGGGCGTCACCTCGCCTTCGGGCCCGAGCCGGACACCCAGTTCCGGGTCTCCTGGCAGGTGCCGGCCCCGGTGAAGCGGCCGTTCCTGCGCTACGGCAAGAACCCGTGGGACCTCAGCCACAAGATCGAGGCGGAGGTGCGCAACCTGCACACCCCGGCCCTCACCCCCACCGGCAAGGCCGTGGACCAGTACTACCTGCACGTGGCGCTGGAGGACCTGCGCCCCGACACCACCTACTACTACGGTGTCGGCCACCAGGGCTTCGACCCGGCCTCGCAGCAGGCGATCTCCACCCTCGGCACCTTCCGCACCGCGCCCTCGCGCGACCACCGCTGGGGCAAGGTGTACGAGCCGTTCACCTTCACCGCCTTCGGCGACCAGGGCGTCAGCGACCACGCCAAGGGCAACGACCACATCATCCTGGCCCAGAACCCGGCCTTCCACCTGCACGCCGGCGACATCTGCTACGCCGACCCGGCGGGCTCCGGCCAGGACTCCGACAAGTCGGTGTTCGACGCCACCACCTGGGACGCCTTCCTGGTGCAGACCGAGACGGTCGCCTCGAAGGTGCCGTGGATGGTCTCCTACGGCAACCACGACATGGAGGCCTGGTACTCGCCGAACGGCTACGGCGGCGAGAACGCCCGCTTCTACCTGCCGGACAACGGCCCGGACAAGCGCAGCGTCCCCGGCGTCTACTCCTTCCGCTACAAGAACGTCGGCGTCGTCTCGCTGGACGCCAACGACATCTCCTACGAGATCCCGGCCAACCTGGGCGTCTCGGCGGGCAAGCAGACCCGCTGGCTGGAGCGCACCCTCAAGGACCTGCGCAACGACGAGACCGTCGACTTCGTTGTGGTCTTCTTCCACCACTGCGCCTTCTCGACCACCCACCAGCACGCCTCCGAGGGCGGCGTGCGCGAGGCCTGGGTGCCGCTGTTCGAGAAGTACCGGGTCGACCTGGTGATCAACGGTCACAACCACGTCTACGAGCGCACCGACGCGATCCTCGGCAACAAGGTCGCCAAGGCCGTGCCGAGCGGCGCCACCGTCGAGCCGGCCACGGACGGCGTGGTCTACGTGACGGCGGGAGCGGCCGGCCGCAGCCTGTACCGCTTCGACGCCCCGGACACCTACGAGGGCCACGAGAACCGCCTCGACTCGGTGGACACCTACTACTTCGCCAAGGGCGGCGGCAAGGTGACCGAGACGGTGGAGTGGTCGCGGGTCCGCTACACCGGCTACTCGTTCATCAAGGTGGACGTCAAGCCCGCCCACCTGGGCCAGAAGTCGGAGATGACCGTCACCGCTCTGGCGGAGGACGGCACCCGGGTCGACCACTACACCGTCCTGCGCACGGTCGGCGAGGGCTGGGACAGCGACCGCGACGACGACGGCGAGGGCGGCGGCTGGGGCTGGTAG
- a CDS encoding YnfA family protein, whose amino-acid sequence MTVLRSVALFVLAALAEIGGCWLIWQSVREARPWWLAGVGVVVLGGYGFVAALQPDAAFGRVLAAYGGVFVAGSLLWGVVVDGFRPTRYDVLGALVCLAGVAVIMYGPRR is encoded by the coding sequence ATGACCGTTCTGCGTTCCGTCGCCCTGTTCGTGCTCGCCGCGCTCGCCGAGATCGGCGGCTGCTGGCTGATCTGGCAGAGCGTGCGCGAGGCGCGGCCGTGGTGGCTCGCCGGGGTGGGGGTGGTCGTGCTCGGCGGGTACGGCTTCGTGGCGGCGCTCCAGCCGGACGCCGCCTTCGGCCGGGTGCTCGCCGCGTACGGCGGCGTGTTCGTGGCCGGCTCGCTGCTGTGGGGCGTGGTCGTGGACGGCTTCCGGCCGACCCGCTACGACGTGCTGGGGGCCCTGGTCTGCCTGGCTGGGGTCGCCGTGATCATGTACGGACCCCGGCGCTGA
- a CDS encoding PIN domain-containing protein, with amino-acid sequence MNDLGYLIDTSGFVHLMRDPVALARWRGPLESGLIRIAKVTKSEILYSATGPAHRDELEEELNDLFGPALGIPKGGEDWALNAQYKLTQKGQHRSAGTVDLLLCSVAAHYNYPVLHVDSDFVTVARVIAELRERDVRGDVRGDIREHDVRES; translated from the coding sequence ATGAACGACCTCGGCTACCTGATCGACACCTCGGGGTTCGTCCACCTGATGCGCGATCCGGTGGCGCTCGCCCGCTGGCGAGGGCCGCTGGAGTCCGGGCTCATCAGGATCGCCAAGGTGACCAAGTCGGAGATCCTCTACTCGGCCACCGGTCCGGCGCACCGTGACGAGCTGGAGGAGGAGCTCAACGACCTCTTCGGCCCCGCGCTCGGCATCCCGAAGGGTGGTGAGGACTGGGCCCTCAACGCCCAGTACAAGCTCACCCAGAAGGGGCAGCACCGCTCGGCAGGCACGGTGGACCTGCTGCTGTGCTCGGTCGCGGCGCACTACAACTACCCGGTGCTGCACGTGGACAGCGACTTCGTCACCGTCGCGCGCGTCATCGCCGAACTCAGGGAGCGCGACGTCCGCGGCGACGTCCGCGGCGACATCCGGGAGCACGACGTCCGGGAGTCCTGA
- a CDS encoding type II toxin-antitoxin system VapB family antitoxin, whose product MSMTNVDVDDAILAEAMRLMGTSTKKDTINGALADYVNRLKRIEALEKLSARATRGEFDPTERIHQARKTGGEE is encoded by the coding sequence ATGAGTATGACCAACGTCGACGTCGACGACGCGATCCTCGCCGAGGCCATGCGCCTCATGGGGACCAGCACCAAGAAGGACACCATCAACGGCGCCCTCGCCGACTACGTCAACCGACTGAAGCGGATCGAGGCACTGGAGAAGCTGTCCGCACGTGCGACCCGGGGGGAGTTCGACCCGACGGAGCGGATCCATCAGGCCCGGAAGACGGGCGGGGAGGAATGA
- a CDS encoding pyridoxal phosphate-dependent aminotransferase, with the protein MEFRQSSKLNDVCYEIRGPVVDQANALEEAGHSVLRLNTGNPATFGFEAPEEILQDIIRNLPRAHGYSDSRGILPARRAVVQYYQQRGVDGVTVNDVYLGNGASELIQMAVTALVDDGDEVLVPAPDFPLWTASVRLAGGKAVHYLCDEQAEWFPDLDDIAAKITARTKAIVVINPNNPTGAVYPKELLEGILDLARRHQLMVLADEIYDKILYDGVEHHCLAALADDVLTLTFNGLSKSYRVAGFRSGWLVVSGPKQHASDYLEGLTMLAGMRLCPNVPAQYAVQAALGGHQSINDLVLPTGRLAEQRDVAHRALNEIPGVSCVKPKGALYAFARLDPAVHRIVDDERFVLDLLLREKIHIVQGTGFNWPRPDHFRFVTLPRADDLETAINRIGRFLATYRQV; encoded by the coding sequence ATGGAGTTTCGGCAGTCCAGCAAGCTGAATGACGTGTGTTACGAGATCCGCGGCCCGGTGGTCGACCAGGCCAACGCGCTGGAGGAGGCGGGGCACAGCGTGCTCCGGCTGAACACCGGCAACCCGGCCACGTTCGGCTTCGAGGCGCCGGAGGAGATCCTCCAGGACATCATCCGCAACCTCCCGCGGGCGCACGGCTACAGCGACTCGCGCGGCATCCTGCCGGCCCGCCGGGCCGTGGTGCAGTACTACCAGCAGCGCGGGGTCGACGGGGTGACCGTCAACGACGTCTATCTCGGCAACGGCGCCTCGGAGCTGATCCAGATGGCCGTCACCGCACTGGTGGACGACGGCGACGAGGTGCTCGTCCCGGCGCCGGACTTCCCGCTGTGGACGGCGTCGGTCCGGCTGGCCGGCGGCAAGGCGGTGCACTACCTCTGCGACGAGCAGGCGGAGTGGTTCCCCGACCTCGACGACATCGCCGCCAAGATCACCGCCCGGACCAAGGCGATCGTGGTCATCAACCCCAACAACCCCACCGGCGCGGTCTACCCGAAGGAGCTGCTGGAGGGCATCCTCGACCTCGCCCGCCGGCACCAGCTGATGGTGCTGGCCGACGAGATCTACGACAAGATCCTCTACGACGGCGTCGAGCACCACTGCCTGGCCGCCCTGGCCGACGACGTGCTGACCCTCACCTTCAACGGACTCTCCAAGTCCTACCGGGTGGCGGGCTTCCGCAGCGGCTGGCTGGTCGTCAGCGGCCCCAAGCAGCACGCGAGCGACTACCTGGAGGGCCTGACCATGCTCGCGGGCATGCGCCTGTGCCCGAACGTGCCGGCCCAGTACGCGGTCCAGGCCGCGCTCGGCGGCCACCAGTCGATCAACGACCTGGTCCTGCCCACCGGGCGGCTCGCCGAACAGCGCGACGTCGCCCACCGGGCCCTGAACGAGATCCCCGGCGTCAGCTGCGTCAAGCCCAAGGGTGCCCTCTACGCCTTCGCGAGGCTCGACCCGGCCGTCCACCGGATCGTCGACGACGAGCGGTTCGTCCTGGACCTGCTGCTCCGCGAGAAGATCCACATCGTCCAGGGCACCGGCTTCAACTGGCCCCGCCCGGACCACTTCCGCTTCGTCACCCTCCCCCGGGCCGACGACCTGGAGACCGCCATCAACCGCATCGGCCGCTTCCTCGCCACCTACCGCCAGGTCTGA